The genomic interval TATCAACGGTCTTGTTGAGGCTGCTGAGTTCATGGGACTGAAGATTACTCCTAACGATGACTACCAAAAATTCGTTCAGGGCATTCTTGGACTCATCGAGAAGTATAACAAGCAGTACCGTACAAAGGATGTGATGTTCAACTGCGAGATGATTCCGGCTGAGAATGTGGGTGTGAAGCATGCGAAGTGGGATCGCGAGGACGGCTACTTCGTACCACGCGACTGCTACAACAGCTACTTCTATGTTGTGGAAGACGACTCTCTGTCAATCATCGACAAGTTCAAGCTTCATGGAGCACCATATATTGAACACCTCACAGGCGGTTCGGCTCTACACATGAATCTTGAGGAACACCTGTCTAAGGACCAGTATAAGCACCTTCTGAAGGTTGCAGCACAGGAGGGATGTAACTACTTCACGTTCAACATTCCAAACACCGTATGTAACGACTGTGGTCACATTGACAAGCGATACCTTAAGGAGTGTCCTCACTGCCATTCAAAGAACGTGGACTACATGACACGTATCATTGGCTATCTGAAGCGCGTGTCGAACTTCTCGCAGCCACGACAGGAGGAAGCAGCACGCAGGTTCTATGCAAAGAAATAATTTCTCATTAGTAATATGAGATTATGCTCAAGTACGTAAACACAGGAATTGTTTTTCAGGAGATACCCGACGAAGTGACACTGGCAATTAACATTTCTAATTGCCCGTGTCGCTGTCCAGGCTGCCACAGCCATTATCTGTGGGAAGACATAGGACTGCCATTAGACACTGACGCTATCGATGATTTTATTAACAGCTATGGTCGTGATATAACTTGCATAGCGTTCATGGGTGGTGATGGTGACCCGAAAGGCGTCAACCTTCTTGCACAATACATCCATGAGGAGCATCAACAGTTCAAGGTGGCATGGTATAGTGGTCGTCTGCGCATACCTGCTGGCATAAACAAAAATGACTTCGACTTCATAAAGATAGGTCCATATATTCGACATCTCGGACCTCTAAATAAGTCAACCACAAACCAGCGACTGTATCAGCAGAAACCTGATGGTAGTTTCGAGGATATCACCTATAAGTTCTGGCGCAAACAAATTGCGCAATAGACTATAGTTTTTTTGACTATAGACTATAGAGGTTTGACTATAGACTACAGACGACAAGTCTTTTGACTATAGACTACAGACTGTAGGGGAGGTTTGGGAATATAATAAAAAGCAGCGGCACGAGAAATCGCGCCGCTGCTTTTTGATATCTGATATGTGATGTTAGTCTTCTGCTGCATCAATAGCCTTGATCTTCTCTTTGACGAGCTGCATGTCATCCTTTAACTTCTGTATCTTGCGGTTCATCTCTTCGATAAGGCTGTTTCCCTTCTTAGAGCTTGCTGTAAGGAAGCCAAGGTTGTTCTCATATGTCTGAACATCCTGTTTGATGGCATCGTACTGGCGCATCAGACGGGCGCGCTCGTTGTCGAGAGCCTGCTCGCCACGCTCAGCAACCTGCTTCAGGTTGTCCTTAAACTTATTGAGACGTCGCTTTGCGACATTGACGTTGAGCTCCTTGTAGAGCTTGTCAAGTACTTCATGATACTGTTTGTAAATCTTGTCCTTCTCGCGGAAAGGCACATGACCAATAGAGTTGTATTCCTCAACGAGCTTCTGTACCTTTGCCTGCAAGTCGTCGCCACCTTCTTCAGCTACAGCCTTCAGACGCTCAATGACGTCAAGCTTCTTCTCCATGTTCTGACGTTCTTCGTTGCGCTGGTCGGCACCCTGGGCATTGCGAGCCTCAAAGAATTTGTTACATGCAGCGAGGAACTCCTCCCACAGCTGATCACCCAATTTCTTTGGAACAACACCGATGGTCTTCCATTCTTTCTGTAGGGCGATGAGCTTATCGCTAGTTGAACGCCAGTCGGTAGAATCCTGCAGAGCCTTTGCCTTCTCGATGAGGGCACGCTTCTTGTCTGCATTCTCCTTGAAAGAGTCTTTCAGCTCACGGAAGTGTTCAGCCTTGCTCGCAAAGAAAGCGTCGCATGCAGCACGGAAGCGCTCGAAGATCTTGACGTTCATCTTCTGTGGTGCGAAGCCAATGGTCTTCCATTCTGTCTGGATGTCAATAATCTCCTTGGTATGCTTCTCCCAGTCTGCAGTATTCTTATTTTCTTCGTTGCAGATAGCCTCTACGCGCTCACAGAGTGCAGTCTTCTTTGCGAGGTTCTCCTCTTCACGAGCACGCAGGTCGTCGAAATGCTGCTGATGGCGCTTGTTGATGACTGTTGATGCAGCCTTGAAGCGCTGCCAAATCTCTTCACGCAGCTCTTTTGCTACAGGACCAATCTCGCGATACTCCTGATGAAGCTTCTGCAGCTGGTGGAAAGCACTTATAACATCCTCTTCGTCTGCAAGTTTCTCTGCAGCCTCACACAGATGGGTCTTTGCTTCCAAGTTCTTTTTGAAGTCCAGTTCACGTGCCTCGCTGTTCAATTTCAGCAGGTCATAGAACTGCTCCACATAGAGCTGATAGTTGCGCCACAGTTCGTTGGCACGCTCAGCAGGAACGTTCTTTATCTCACGCCACTCCTGCTGCAGAGCCTTGAACTCCTGATATGTCTTACTTGCCTCCTCAGGTGAGGTGACCATTGCCTTGAGCTTTTCTATTAAATCGAGCTTCTTCTTGAGGTTCTCTTCCTTCTCAGCCTCCTGCTCACGGAATTGTTGCTGACGACGTTCTTTGATTATGCCCATCTCTGCCTTGAACGATTCCTCGTCTTCATCGGGCATTACCTGATAGGCCTCTGGAGCACCGCCAGCCTCGAGATAGGCTTTCTGCTGTGCCTCACGTTCTGCTATATGTAGTTTGTAGAAAGCTGTCTTAAGATACTCCACCTCATCTTTCTGTGGAATTTCTTCTGCATGAGCAATCTCCTTTACGCGGTCAAGTACCTCTTTCTTTGTCTGGTACACTTTGCGCTCTACGGCTTCTGCTGCAGCTTCTGTTGATTCTTCTACTTGAGAGGTCTCGTCAGCTACAATAATTTCTTCTTGCTGAGCTACAGCCTCTTCTTTCACTTCTTTGTTCTCGCCCTGAGTGAGGGCATTCTCTTGAGAGTCCATCATTTAACTTTGTTTAGTTACTGATATGGTTAGATTCACACAAATTTTGCGTCAAAATTACGAAAAAGTTGGGAGTTTAGACAAGTTAGGTGTATACAATACTAAAAAATTAACGTTTTTTGTCATACAAGGTCTTTCCTGTGTAGTGTCCACCATGCCAGCGCGGAGACACCAACGGAGATGGCGAGTGCCAATGGGAAGCCTAGAGGGTGGTCTTCCATACCGTTTATGAGGTTCATACCAAACAGTGATGCAATGAGTGTTGGGAACATCATAAGAATAGATACTGTGGTCAACGTTTTCATCACCGTGTTCATGTTATTGTTGATGATGCTGCTGTAGGTATCCATTGTCGATTCCAGGATGTCGGAATAGATGCTCGTTGTTTCTCGTGCCTGTGTCATCTCAATGCTTACGTCCTCTATAAGGTCTGCATCGAGTTCGTCAATCTGTAGTTTGAACTTCAGTTTCGACAGCAGTGTCTCGTTGCCGCGGATGGATGTCTGGAAATAGGTGAGTGAGTCTTGCAGACGGCTCAGTCCGATAAGGCTCTCATTGTTTACATCGCGGTCAAGATTGCGCTTCGCCTTGTCTATAAGTGAGTTTATCTGCTTAAGTCGCTTCAGATACCATACGGCGCTGGAGTAGAACAAACGGAAGATCATATCTACATAGTCGGTGAAGCCTACACCACGCTTCTGCTGATAGGAAACGAAGTCAAGCATCATGTTTGTCTCATAATAACAAACGGTGATGGTGATATCGCGCTTATGTATGATGCCGAGGGGAACGGTGGTGTAGGGAGTACGTGAGCGCACCTCCTTTACGTATGGGATACGCAGGATAATGAGCATCCATCCGTCGTCGTACTCATAACGTGCTCTCTCATCGGTATCGCTGATGTCTGAGATGAAGTAGTCGGGTATGCCAAACTTCTCTTCCAGCTCGTGCTGGTCTTCCTCTGTTGGGCATGTCACTTGTATCCAGCAATTAGGCTGCCACTCACTGAGCTGGCTTAGCCCACCTGTTGTGTTCCAGAATGTTTTCATTGTTGCTAATCCTTTCTGTTCATAATATGCGATGCGCTCTTTGTGAGTGCATCAAAAAAAAGAAAAAACTCAGTGGCAAAGGGATTAGCAGCCTTGCCACTTTTCCCCTGGCCTAACGTTTATTAGTTTCCGCCGGGTAATCGTCCATAATTCTTATTTTTTAATTAGTTGTTGTTTTCAGCGTGCAAAGGTAATATAAAAAACGAAAACAGCAAAACAGATTACATTTTTTTTGTGTGTTGTTCTTGTTGTTTATATTGTCTTAAATAAAAATAGCTTGATTAAGTGGTTTTTGAAAACAATATAAACAACAAGAACAACAATATAGTACTATTACAAGGTGATGCCTGTAAGTATGTCATCATCCACGAGGTTGGGCATGGTGACCTTTAGCCCGGGTGTGCGCTCCATCTCTCGGCGTATGGCATCCATTGAGCCTTTGTTGCGTGCCCATGAACGGCGCGCTATACCATTGTTTACGTCCCAGAAGAGCATGCTCTTTATTCGGCGCTCAGCCTCTTCGCTGCCATCGATGACCATTCCGAAGCCTCCGTTGATAACTTCGCCCCAACCAACACCGCCTCCATTGTGGATGCTTACCCATGTAGCTCCGCGGAACGAGTCGCCAATGACATTCTGTACTGCCATGTCGGCACAGAACTGTGATCCGTCGTAGATATTTGATGTCTCGCGGAAAGGTGAGTCGGTGCCGCTGACGTCGTGATGGTCGCGACCAAGGACTACTGGGCGGCTTATCTCTCCGCGGCGTATGGCATCGTTGAATGCCAATGCAATCTTCGTACGTCCTTCGGCATCGGCATAGAGTATGCGTGCCTGTGAGCCAACCACGAGATTGTTCTTTCCTGCTTCGCGAATCCAGTGCAGGTTGTCGAGGAGCTGGCCTTTGATGTCATCGGTGACATGGTGGCTCATCTCTTCAAGCACCTCTGCCGCCAAGCGGTCTGTTGTCTCCAGATCCTTTGGATTGCCAGATGAGCATACCCAACGGAACGGACCGAAGCCGTAGTCGAAGAACAGTGGACCCATGATATCCTGCACGTAGCTCGGATAACGGAACTTCTTCCCTTGTCCCATCACATCAGCTCCAGCGCGGCTTGCCTCCAAGAGAAAGGCGTTGCCGTAATCAAAGAAGTACATACCGCGGTCTGCCAAGCGGTTTATGGCTGCCACCTGTCGGCGCAGTGATGCCCTGACTGCTTCCTTGAAACGTTCAGGCTCTTCTGCCATCATCTTTTGTGACTCTTCAAGTGTATAGCCAACTGGATAGTAGCCACCAGCCCATGGGTTGTGAAGTGATGTCTGGTCGCTTCCGAGGTCAACATGTATGTCTTCGTTGGCCAGACGCTCCCATAGGTCAACAACATTGCCGACGTATGCCATGGACACGACCTTTTTCTCTACAACTGCTTTCTTTATGGCGGGTATCAGTTCATCAAGACTTTCATGCAGTTCGTCCACCCATCCCTGTTCAAAACGCTTTCGGGCTGCCTTTGGGTTAATCTCTGCTGTTACGCTTACCACACCCGCGATGTTGCCAGCTTTTGGCTGGGCACCGCTCATGCCACCAAGACCTGCTGTGACGAAGAGTGGAATCTTTTTCGTGGCTGTATCACAGCTAAATACACGACGTGCTGCATTAAGGACTGTTATTGTAGTGCCGTGGACAATGCCTTGCGGACCGATGTACATGTATGATCCGGCTGTCATCTGACCATACTGGCTGACGCCAAGAGCATTGTCGCGTTCCCAGTCATCGGGCTTTGAATAGTTCGGTATCACCATGCCATTGGTGACCACCACGCGTGGTGCCTCCTTGTGTGAGGGAAATAGTCCGAGTGGATGACCGGAGTACATGACGAGCGTCTGCTCATCGGTAATCTCCGACAGATATTTCATCACCAACCGATATTGTGCCCAGTTCTGGAACACCGCACCGTTACCTCCGTAGGTTATCAGCTCATGAGGATGCTGTGCCACGCGCGGGTCCAGATTGTTCTGGATCATCATCATTATTGCAGCAGCCTGCTGGCTCTTGTGAGGATATTCATCTATTGAACGCGCATACATAGGGTAGGTGGGGCGCAGACGGTACATGTAGATGCGTCCGTATTTCTTCAGTTCCTCAGCGAACTCTGGTGCGAGTTGTGCATGAAGGTGTTGTGGGAAGTAACGCAATGCATTGCGAAGTGCCAAACGTTTCTCTTCTGGTGAGAGAATGTCTTTGCGTTTTGGGGCGTGGTTGATACTCGTGTCATATGGCGGCATTTCCGGCAATACCTTTGGAATGCCTAACTGTAGTTCTTCTTGGAATGTCATAGTGATTTGAGGCTTTAGATTGTGTTATAGTTTGGATTCCACGATTTTGATAATCTCCTGTTCGGCGGCATTGGCTTTTTTTATAAGGTCGTTAGCCTTGGATATGAGCTCATCGGCAGTCGTGCGGTCTTTCAGTGAACCGGCGTTGATCTTCACGTTAAGACCAGCGCCAATAACAGCGGCACGTGCAGCCAATGCTCCCACGCCGGCATCGCTGACACTTGCTGGGTTGCCCTCTTGTGCCATGGCACGGCATATGTCAAATGTCCTGAAGCTGGCTTCCATGGTGTGGAGAGGCACTTGTGCAGCATAGAGCGTTGCCTCTTGAATAGCTTTGGAACGTGCAACTTTCTCCTCTTCGGTCTTCTTCGGCATGCCGAAAGCCTCCATGATGTGGTTGAAGGCAACGGTGTCCTCTTCCACCAGCGCGAGAAGCTCGTTCATAAGAACCTGTCCCTTTTCTGCCCATAGGCTGAACTCATGCCAACGATCATCCCATCCGACCTTATGTGACGACAGGTTTGCCACCATAGTGCCAAGAGCTGCGCCAAGCGCTCCCATGTAGGCGGCAATGGTGCCACCGCCAGGGGCCGGACTTTCGCGTGATGTCTCTTCGGCAAAAGCCTTGACAGTAAGAGAGTTTAGGCCTTTTTCTTTACTATCTTCCATCATGAACTCAATGACCTTCTCTTTCGGATTGAACGGCTTCAGGTCGTCGAGTCCCATGGACTTGATGGCTATCTTAATGATGTCGTCTTCGGGTATGCCCACGGAACGGTGCTGCTTCTCAAGAAAGTACTTGCCTGCATCAATAAGTGCACGTTTTGGCACCAAACCAACAATCTCAGTACCTGTGACACGTATGCCACGGTTCTGCGCGCAGCGGCACACCTCGTCGAATGCCACATGAAGAGGTGTCACGTTGATGTTTGTCATGTTCATTGATACCTGTGCAATGCCATATTCATCGATGTACCAACCGATGGCTTTGGTGCATTTCAGTGTACCGGGAATCATCACTGGCTTTCCGCTTTCGTCAACGACAGGCTTTCCTGTTATTGGGTTGCCCTCACGTTTTGGGCGACCTTTTTCGCGTACATCGAAAGCAATTGCGTTAGCGCGTCGTGTAGAAGTAGTGTTAAGATTCCAGTTCACGGCGATAAGGAAGTCGCGTGCGCCAACAGCGGTGCAGCCGGTTCTAAGCAGAGACTCTGGCAATTGCGAATTCTCAATTCTCAATTCTCCATTCTCACCTATAGGCATGAAGTCTGGCTGTTTCTCTGGGTCGGTAAGCTTCTCTAGTAGAGCTTCGTACTCTCCTGCACGGCATACGGCAAGGTTCTTGCGCTCGGGCTTTAGTGCTGCTGCCTCGTAGGCATAGCAGGGTATGCCTGCCTCGTGAGCCATGCGCTCTGCCAGTTTGCGGGCGAGCACAGCGCACTCCTCAAGGGTGATGCCTGCAACGGGAATGAGTGGTAGTACATCGGTGGCACCCATGCGTGGATGAGCTCCGTGATGCTTGCGCATGTCGATGAGCTCACCTGCTTTCTTCGCTCCGCGAAAGGCGGCCTCTACCACAGCTTCCGGGGCCCCAACGAATGTCACTACCGTGCGATTGGTGGCTTCGCCAGGGTCTATGTCCAGCATACGAACCCCATCAACGCTTTCAATGGCATTCGTTATTTGCTTGATGATACTCATGTCGCGCCCTTCGCTGAAGTTGGGCACGCACTCAATAATTTGTTTTTCGTTAGTCATAATAATATTAGGTCTTAGTATTGCTGAATTCAAATAATCACTTCTCTATGAGCAAAGTTAAACATCTCTCTGAGCAAAGTTAAACATCTCTTCGAGTAAAGTTAAACTTCTCTTCGAGCAAAGTTAAACTTCTCTTCGAGTAAAGTTAAACATCTCTCAGAGTGAAGTATAAAGCAGGTTATCCAATATCTACAACTGTAATACCTGCTCCGCCGAACTGAACGTGCTCATCACGGAAATGAGTTACGTTGGGTATTGTGGCGAGGTATTGGCGTATGAGTTGTCGAAGGATTCCTGAACCAGTGCCGTGGAGAATGCGCACACGGCTCATGCCAACCAAGATGGCATCGTCAATGAAATAGGTGATAGCGTTGATGGCTTCGTCGCCGCGCATGCCACGTACGTCAATGTCTTGACGGAAGTTTAACTTGCGTGAGTCGATGGCAGCACGCGTGCTGCTCGACACCTGTCCGTAGCTTCCCATAATCTCCGTGTGGCGTTGATCTTTGGTGGTTGTCTCTTCTTTTTTAGGTGCCTTCGCCGACTCCAAACGATCGATGCGCATCTTCGTGCGCATTCCACCGAAGATTATAGTTGCCATATTTCCGTCGATATTCTCTATCTCTCCAACGGACGTGAGACCTTTTATACGGACAGTACTACCAACCTTTAACTGCTCTTGAGGCGAGGATGGTTTTGGGGACTCCTGTGCTTGTGACTGACTAGCTTCTCCTCCCTTGGGGAGCTGTTGAGTATTGGCTTTTCTTTTCTCTTCCTTCCTCTTCTTTCGCTCCTGTATCTGCCGCATCTTGCGTTCAATCATTTCGTCATTGGCTTTCGTGTCAATGTCGCTGACTTCCTGTTTGAATGCTTCGAGCTCTTCGCGAATACGCTTAGCAGCTTCTTTCTCCGCCTGCTGCTCACGAATCTCGCGGATGGCGTTCTCTATCTTACGGTTGCTTTCGCGAAGCAGTTCTTCTGCCTGCTCCTTGGCACGGCGAAGAATCTTCTTTCGCTCCTGTTCTATCTCCTCAATGTCTGCCTCCAGTCTCTCTCCCTTTGCTTCGAGGTTCTTTTCGTGTTGATGAATGGTCTGACGCTTACCTTCCCAATAGCGTTTGTCGCGCACTATGTCTTGCAGATACTTGTCGCTCTGTATATAGTCACGACCAACAATGTCTGATGCATCGCTGATGACTTCTTCAGGAAGACCTGTTTTGCGTGCAATCTCGATGGCAAAGCTGGAGCCAGGCTGACCGATGGAGAGTTGGAACAGCGCTTTCATCTCATGACGGTCATAGAGCATGGCACCGTTGACAACACCTTCGTGATCATCGGCAAAGTGCTTCAAGTTTTGATAGTGGGTTGTGATGACGCCGAATGCTTTCTTCTTCCAGAACTGCTTCAGCACAGCCTCGGCAATGGCGCCGCCGATGGTAGGCTCAGTACCACCACCGAACTCGTCGATGAGAAGTAAAGTGTGGTTGTCGCAGTAACGCATCATCATCTTCATGTTCATCAGATGTGATGAATATGTTGAGAGGTCGTCTTCTATGCTCTGCTCGTCGCCTATGTCAATCATGATGTTATGGAATACTCCGCATGTGGAGCGCTCGCTCATGGGAACAGAGAGGCCGCATTGTAACATGTATTGCAGCAGACCGACGGTCTTCAGACAGACAGACTTACCACCGGCATTGGGACCGGAGATAATGAGGATTGACCCTTCTCTTTGCCTTTCACTTGAAGGTGTGGGGATATCCTTTAGCATTATCTCTAGTGGCACTACTTTCCTTCCTTGCTTCTCTAAAGAGAGCATAAGCAGTGGGTGAATGGCGTTAATCCAGTCTACGTGCGGATGACTCTCCACTTTTGGTTCAATGGCTTTTATCGTTTCT from Prevotella sp. E13-27 carries:
- the nrdG gene encoding anaerobic ribonucleoside-triphosphate reductase activating protein, producing the protein MLKYVNTGIVFQEIPDEVTLAINISNCPCRCPGCHSHYLWEDIGLPLDTDAIDDFINSYGRDITCIAFMGGDGDPKGVNLLAQYIHEEHQQFKVAWYSGRLRIPAGINKNDFDFIKIGPYIRHLGPLNKSTTNQRLYQQKPDGSFEDITYKFWRKQIAQ
- a CDS encoding DUF349 domain-containing protein encodes the protein MMDSQENALTQGENKEVKEEAVAQQEEIIVADETSQVEESTEAAAEAVERKVYQTKKEVLDRVKEIAHAEEIPQKDEVEYLKTAFYKLHIAEREAQQKAYLEAGGAPEAYQVMPDEDEESFKAEMGIIKERRQQQFREQEAEKEENLKKKLDLIEKLKAMVTSPEEASKTYQEFKALQQEWREIKNVPAERANELWRNYQLYVEQFYDLLKLNSEARELDFKKNLEAKTHLCEAAEKLADEEDVISAFHQLQKLHQEYREIGPVAKELREEIWQRFKAASTVINKRHQQHFDDLRAREEENLAKKTALCERVEAICNEENKNTADWEKHTKEIIDIQTEWKTIGFAPQKMNVKIFERFRAACDAFFASKAEHFRELKDSFKENADKKRALIEKAKALQDSTDWRSTSDKLIALQKEWKTIGVVPKKLGDQLWEEFLAACNKFFEARNAQGADQRNEERQNMEKKLDVIERLKAVAEEGGDDLQAKVQKLVEEYNSIGHVPFREKDKIYKQYHEVLDKLYKELNVNVAKRRLNKFKDNLKQVAERGEQALDNERARLMRQYDAIKQDVQTYENNLGFLTASSKKGNSLIEEMNRKIQKLKDDMQLVKEKIKAIDAAED
- a CDS encoding magnesium transporter CorA family protein; the encoded protein is MKTFWNTTGGLSQLSEWQPNCWIQVTCPTEEDQHELEEKFGIPDYFISDISDTDERARYEYDDGWMLIILRIPYVKEVRSRTPYTTVPLGIIHKRDITITVCYYETNMMLDFVSYQQKRGVGFTDYVDMIFRLFYSSAVWYLKRLKQINSLIDKAKRNLDRDVNNESLIGLSRLQDSLTYFQTSIRGNETLLSKLKFKLQIDELDADLIEDVSIEMTQARETTSIYSDILESTMDTYSSIINNNMNTVMKTLTTVSILMMFPTLIASLFGMNLINGMEDHPLGFPLALAISVGVSALAWWTLHRKDLV
- a CDS encoding urocanate hydratase; its protein translation is MTFQEELQLGIPKVLPEMPPYDTSINHAPKRKDILSPEEKRLALRNALRYFPQHLHAQLAPEFAEELKKYGRIYMYRLRPTYPMYARSIDEYPHKSQQAAAIMMMIQNNLDPRVAQHPHELITYGGNGAVFQNWAQYRLVMKYLSEITDEQTLVMYSGHPLGLFPSHKEAPRVVVTNGMVIPNYSKPDDWERDNALGVSQYGQMTAGSYMYIGPQGIVHGTTITVLNAARRVFSCDTATKKIPLFVTAGLGGMSGAQPKAGNIAGVVSVTAEINPKAARKRFEQGWVDELHESLDELIPAIKKAVVEKKVVSMAYVGNVVDLWERLANEDIHVDLGSDQTSLHNPWAGGYYPVGYTLEESQKMMAEEPERFKEAVRASLRRQVAAINRLADRGMYFFDYGNAFLLEASRAGADVMGQGKKFRYPSYVQDIMGPLFFDYGFGPFRWVCSSGNPKDLETTDRLAAEVLEEMSHHVTDDIKGQLLDNLHWIREAGKNNLVVGSQARILYADAEGRTKIALAFNDAIRRGEISRPVVLGRDHHDVSGTDSPFRETSNIYDGSQFCADMAVQNVIGDSFRGATWVSIHNGGGVGWGEVINGGFGMVIDGSEEAERRIKSMLFWDVNNGIARRSWARNKGSMDAIRREMERTPGLKVTMPNLVDDDILTGITL
- the ftcD gene encoding glutamate formimidoyltransferase, giving the protein MTNEKQIIECVPNFSEGRDMSIIKQITNAIESVDGVRMLDIDPGEATNRTVVTFVGAPEAVVEAAFRGAKKAGELIDMRKHHGAHPRMGATDVLPLIPVAGITLEECAVLARKLAERMAHEAGIPCYAYEAAALKPERKNLAVCRAGEYEALLEKLTDPEKQPDFMPIGENGELRIENSQLPESLLRTGCTAVGARDFLIAVNWNLNTTSTRRANAIAFDVREKGRPKREGNPITGKPVVDESGKPVMIPGTLKCTKAIGWYIDEYGIAQVSMNMTNINVTPLHVAFDEVCRCAQNRGIRVTGTEIVGLVPKRALIDAGKYFLEKQHRSVGIPEDDIIKIAIKSMGLDDLKPFNPKEKVIEFMMEDSKEKGLNSLTVKAFAEETSRESPAPGGGTIAAYMGALGAALGTMVANLSSHKVGWDDRWHEFSLWAEKGQVLMNELLALVEEDTVAFNHIMEAFGMPKKTEEEKVARSKAIQEATLYAAQVPLHTMEASFRTFDICRAMAQEGNPASVSDAGVGALAARAAVIGAGLNVKINAGSLKDRTTADELISKANDLIKKANAAEQEIIKIVESKL
- a CDS encoding endonuclease MutS2, with product MIYPNNYEHKIGFGEIRSLLKARCLSTLGSEKVDEMTLSTDADEIREWLQQVTEFRLLKNTTDDFPLEYFFDVRESVTRIRLVGTHFEENELFDLRRSLDTIQKMVTYLKRDDEEEAPAYPALSRLTDGVQTFPAIIRRIDSIIDKFGRIKDGATMTLASIRHELQKTEGSISRTLYTILHAAQRDGLVDKDAAPTMRDGRLMIPVSPSVKRRINGIVHDESATGKTVFIEPTEVVEANNRVRELEAEERREIVRILTVFSDEVRPYVKEILESYQFMARIDLIHAKAELAETIKAIEPKVESHPHVDWINAIHPLLMLSLEKQGRKVVPLEIMLKDIPTPSSERQREGSILIISGPNAGGKSVCLKTVGLLQYMLQCGLSVPMSERSTCGVFHNIMIDIGDEQSIEDDLSTYSSHLMNMKMMMRYCDNHTLLLIDEFGGGTEPTIGGAIAEAVLKQFWKKKAFGVITTHYQNLKHFADDHEGVVNGAMLYDRHEMKALFQLSIGQPGSSFAIEIARKTGLPEEVISDASDIVGRDYIQSDKYLQDIVRDKRYWEGKRQTIHQHEKNLEAKGERLEADIEEIEQERKKILRRAKEQAEELLRESNRKIENAIREIREQQAEKEAAKRIREELEAFKQEVSDIDTKANDEMIERKMRQIQERKKRKEEKRKANTQQLPKGGEASQSQAQESPKPSSPQEQLKVGSTVRIKGLTSVGEIENIDGNMATIIFGGMRTKMRIDRLESAKAPKKEETTTKDQRHTEIMGSYGQVSSSTRAAIDSRKLNFRQDIDVRGMRGDEAINAITYFIDDAILVGMSRVRILHGTGSGILRQLIRQYLATIPNVTHFRDEHVQFGGAGITVVDIG